ccccacacacgggccaataagctgccaacttgatctgtctgcagcttttatcggcccgtgtatgggggcctatgaaaaaaaaaagcaaacgctatgagcaacatcacctgtaatgtttcactccatTTTTTCACAGCATCATAAATAGACCCCTCACTGTCACACGGAATCAGTGGGTGCATTATGGGTGATCAGAGGCAGACAAACCTAACATCACCAGGTATAAGTGTCAGCTGGAGTTGTGTAAAGGTCACAACGACTGGACTCTGGAAACACATCCTCTGGAATGATAAAAAGCATTTTACCATCTGAAAGGCTGATGGAAACGGGTGGGTGTGGCAGAAGCAAGAAGATGCATAATGCTAATGGTAAAGTTTGGTGGAAAAGGAATAATGGTCTGGGGCATTTTCCATAGTTGGTTTAGGGCCCCTGGTTCCACAGAAagcaaaccttaaaggagaactaaaccctaaagttaaaaaaaccctaacgttttacttaccccacgttgcagattcaggaatcggagttcatgggcgccatcttcagctgcttagatcatcggaatgagaccagcgctttggcaatttttgtgagtttcggcacatgcgcagtcgtgaaacagaaaattgcaccaactgcacatgcgccgttaTGCCAGTCTTGttctgaagatttccgaagagaagaagatggtgcccttgaACTTCGATGCCtgcatctgcaccgaggggtaagtaaaacgttaggggcatttgccggggtaaCACTTAAGCTGGGGGGAGGatagaggggggtctatgtagggtagggcacAAAGTAAGAGTCATACACATTAACATTGCTAAGATGGAAGGGGAATAACATGTCTTGCCTGCACAGAGCCCTcatctcaacccaactgaacataTTTGGGATGAAATggaacactgagggggttatttcctaaaatCCAAAATTGTCCCAatgaaaaaaagcttgaccaaaactcccatgcctgatttttgCCTTacttattaattaattaactcAATGTAATTGGATTggtaaaaaactcgaaaaaattgagCGTAAATGAAATCGTACCATTTTTTAGGGCTTTTCTCCGGAAAACCTAGATTTTCCCTGAAAAcctctgaaaaagtcagatttccgAGCTAAACCCAttgcagaccacaataacttcaaattgggaaaGGTGCTTCTCCAGCTgaattatacaggacctcaacaggtctgagatggtggatttttggattcaggttttttttagcaTAGAGGTATACTAAATCTCGAACAATTGTAGTTTATTACTAAAAATTTTCGATTTTGCCAAAATAAGTCAGATCAGAAAAAtgagaggtttagtaaataaccccctgactGTTGGCTCTACATACATATGTATTAATACCCTTGGCTTAGTAAGGCGATGGGggcaggtgtccacatacttttggcttTGAGATTTAAGCCTGTCAACCATAGGGTTAGTTGTAAATAAAACTGGCATGTATAAACAAGGCTGACAAAATTGCTCCTTTTAGCTGAAACATTTATAAGAAATAACTGTTGCAGGGGTGCATTCACTTTATAGTGTCCTTGTAACCACAGCGGGTTGGCCATCAGTGCAAGAATTACAAGCAAACAAAAGCTGGTGTGTCCTGTTTTAGCGCTTTTCTGTAGTTCTCTACTTGTGCCGCAGGGTTGATATCTTTCTCAAACCTTTCAGACGTTGCACGAGCTCTGCTATGAACTCCTAGAATGCAAAAAAAGCCAACTAGTTTCCTACTTTACATAACAAAACTGTCCAACAATGGCTGGTGGTACAatggaaattgtatttttaatttcagtactgtaatatatgtagcagcaataAGTGCTTAATAAACATTGGCCTGCATCAAATAGAACTGTGTCATAGGTTTGCCACATAAGCCCAGAGATTCAACAACAATACGACAATTCTGTTACAGCCACTGTACCTCTCAGAAATGGCATAAAATCCTCCTTGTGACCTAGTGCACCCACATTATGTTGCCATCAGTTTTTTGGGGATGGAGAATAATTCTACTGATTATTGACAACCTTAGTTGCTCTTTGGTGTCAATATTTAACATTTATGGTCATCTGTGTTGGTCTGGGcactaaaactaaaaatgtgtGAACTATACTCCTTAAATGATTGATGAGTAGCTGTCTTTAATTTCTTTGCATCATCATAGAGTGATAATGAAGCATAGAGTGAAACAGGAAGGTATGAACAGAAGAGAAGAGGGAATAGGGATCCTTTTGGACATCAACAGTTTCAGGTTTAACTCAAAGGCATAGCAAATTATTGGTGGTCCgggagttatttattttttattccctttGCTGGATGTATTCCTGAAACCACTTAATGGGTATGTTTTTTAGGCAAATATACTAATGAAAAGGATGCCAAACTAGACAATTGCAGGCAGCATGTTGTCCTCCGTGGAAGTTTTATTCCCCTCAAAATACATAAGGGTACAACAGACTTACTTGTATAAGATCATTATTGAACTGCAAACTAATATATTgtgtttagtagggatgcaccgagtccaggattcggtttgggattctgcctttttcagcaggattcggatttggccgaactgaatccaaatcctaatttgcatatgcaaattagggacagggagggaaatcacatgactttttgtcacaaaacaaggaagtaaaaaatgttttcccctttccacccctaatatgcatatacaaattaggatttgtatttgtCCGAATCTTCTgcgaaggattcagaggttcgaccgaatccaaaatagtggattcggtgcatccctagtatttagcACTGAGAAGTTCATGTATAGAGGCAAAAACACAGATGCACATGGTAGAAAGGAAATAAGGAAACCTAGATAGGAAAGGGCAGAATGATGGAGAACAAAACAGTTGAATAAAGTTAAAGATCAAAGCAAGCGGTAAGAATGAATGGGTGAAAGATCCAACAACTGGTTAAGTACAGTATAGGAGAGATGTGGTTAAACAGAGTAGGAAAGAAAGGTCATGCCTTTTGATTCTTTAATTTCCAGAATAATTATCAATTAATGAAAGACCccaattatgtgtgtgtgtgttctgctaACCAAGATTAAAAAGATGAAAATACTTACCCCTGTAGGCCTGGCGCATTCTTTCATTATTACCTTAAATATAGTAACAAAAACATGCTTCATTATTGTCAGCAATATAAGCAGACGCTGCCTTCTAGTTTGAGTGGAGgactttatatttacattatttcttattggGAAGTTAATTGTATCTTACCACTGCATGAAATACAATGATGGGCATCTGTAATGGTACAGCTGATTATACTCTTCCCAGACAAAAGAGGTATTCTTGTGCACCCTACAGACCAATAATACTTGGAATGAACTTAATGTATACGGGgagacttatttatcaaagtttggcttttagtggtttttgaaacctctATGAAGCTCACAAACTCTAAGACtacaaatgccatggaatttattaagaTCCGAATAaacaaagaacaaacaaaaaataatgtgctaaaaaatacaaataccttaaaaatcttagtttttcagacaatgtctagaaaaaaaatctctaaatctctaaaagtcctaattgatttaaaacagtccaataggatcagcgcagcttctactggggctcatttataaccactggacaaatttgcacctgagcagtaacccgtggcaaccaaccagatgtttattttcattgttcTCCCTGAAGCTAAATGAAAAAAgttaataactgattggttgctattggttatgcaaatttgcccagcatttataaatgagccccaccgacttctataggaccttgatgACTTTTACCTGGTGtaattttgtatttgttgtttttacacttaataaatcttgactttttagagtttttaaaaataaataaataggaaaaccataaatttaattatttgtatagaaTCAGCAGCCAGATGCAATGGCTCAGTCTAAGAACTTTTCTTGTTCATTCTATTGTCTTTTTAACACAACATAGCAGCAacttttaggggggtatttactaaaatacgaatttatcatattttatttaaaataaacacaatcaaTCTCCCATgtccgattttagcttattaataaaaaaaaatagatttaattggattgaaaaccagaaattgtttgaattttttcatgctttttcctgaattcttcagttttttttggcttttttccagaatcgctAGATTGTTTTCGAGTTtctgcccgaaaaccctgaaaaacccagagcagaccacaaaaacttcaaattgagataggtgcctctcccattgagaTGGCAgaattttggattcaggctttttgcagcatcggggtataataaatcttgaaaaattcaagggttttttctctaaaataacccccttaatatgggTATAAAGCCCATCTCATAAAAGACCATTAATCACAAAgatatgagaaataaaaacatgaatttgaatgTATAATATAAAGTTCATATTCTGCCTACAACGCTAAATTGCACAATATACCAAAAAGTATTGTATCAAATACTGGCACCTTGGCAACCAGgtgtgcctcaactcgcctcattggtggagcgcccctgcctgtcccaacttttttgaaaTGTGCTTCTGGAATTGAAGAGGATTGTATACAGTATAACTCCTTAAATGTTAATGCAAACACTTCCCTTTACTGTTCTAAGCAAATTATATGATTGTTAAAGACAACTGAACGCaaatttagggggtcatttagaTTTGGTCCAGTATATTTGAAGAACTGAAAGATACCTTAATGTAATCAAGAACATTATTATTTGGAAATCGTTACTAATGGAGATATTGTGACGTCACACATCCCCAAATGGGTATGGCTTTGAGTTCTGTTTTACCTGTAGTTTTAATTTTTGGTCTTCCGCTGACAAATCCAGAAGCTCATCAATATCAATATCTGGTTGCACTTGATTGTCCCTTGACGCGTCCTGTTTACACAGCAAAACAACATAACACATTGGCACGTTTAGAGAAGCATCATACAGTCATACAATATTGTATAGCCTACTCCCCTGTCTGAGAATGATGTGATGCTTTATTAGTGATACTCCACTTTACAAGAGATTTTTATTCAAAGCACAggctacatagcagataaaagatGCACTCTGCAGGAGCAGGATCCTATTGTATACTATTGAtatatacagagcttatctgttatctgctaagtagcctgagtcttttctactttttttatcttgaatggctgccctcatagctacacagcagtctatttatataaactatagttgtctttctaaagcatacACAtaacgacagcctcaacttgcctcattggcgaagtacCCCTGCTTTTACCAACgtaggacaacagtacattatgggggttatttgctaaagtttgattttttctgatcaagattttttgggcaaaaacttgaatttttagagggagaaAAACGCtgaatgtttcaagatttattataccccgaagcagTAAAAATTCCTGATGTACAACAcagtgggagat
The sequence above is a segment of the Xenopus laevis strain J_2021 chromosome 8L, Xenopus_laevis_v10.1, whole genome shotgun sequence genome. Coding sequences within it:
- the LOC108699268 gene encoding protein phosphatase 1 regulatory subunit 14B, whose product is MAGNESSTPRVTFLTPEKPEKAEEHVKPKKLGKLTVKYNRREIQRRLNLEEWVDAKLQELYQNKDASRDNQVQPDIDIDELLDLSAEDQKLKLQVIMKECARPTGEFIAELVQRLKGLRKISTLRHK